Proteins from a single region of Gossypium arboreum isolate Shixiya-1 chromosome 1, ASM2569848v2, whole genome shotgun sequence:
- the LOC108481692 gene encoding cytochrome P450 72A397-like isoform X1, with product MDVYHVIRELVSLLVVGLLMIWGWRALNWVWLAPKRLERCLRQQGFAGNSYRFLSGDIKELLTMSRQTRAKPMPLSDDIGPYVAPFLHQTVNQYGKNSFTWIRPRPRVNITDPEKIREIVNKFNDFQKNMLPAFYQSCSDMSSKWEKMVCTEGYCELDVWPYLVDLTRDVISRSAFGSSFEEGKRIFQLLDDQLVLTIKLIQTVYIPGWRFLPTKTNREMKMKHRDIKESLREMIKRREKAIKAREESNEDLLDILVESNIREMEAKNMGMSIEDVIEECKLFYFAGQETTSVLLVWTMVLLARYPDWQSKAREEVLHVLGDSKPDADGLNRLKVVTMILYEVLRLYPPVIELGRSVPKEIKLGNLLLPAGTDVLVPILQIHHDKDLWGDDAREFKPERFTEGVSKATKSQVTFLPFGWGPRICIGQNFALMEAKMAMAMILQRFWFELSPSYAHSPYSMATLLPQHGAQIILYKLGSN from the exons ATGGACGTTTACCATGTAATTAGAGAGTTGGTTTCATTGCTTGTTGTTGGGTTATTAATGATATGGGGATGGAGAGCTTTAAACTGGGTATGGCTGGCCCCAAAAAGGCTCGAAAGGTGCTTGAGACAACAGGGTTTTGCAGGGAATTCTTACAGGTTCCTTTCTGGTGACATAAAAGAGCTCTTAACTATGAGCAGACAAACAAGAGCCAAACCTATGCCTCTTAGTGATGATATTGGGCCTTATGTTGCTCCTTTTCTTCATCAAACCGTCAACCAGTATG GAAAGAATTCATTTACGTGGATTCGTCCAAGACCAAGGGTGAACATTACTGACCCTGAAAAAATAAGAGAAATAGTTAACAAATTTAATGACTTCCAGAAG AATATGTTGCCAGCATTTTATCAAAGTTGTAGTGACATGTCAAGCAAATGGGAGAAGATGGTGTGTACAGAAGGATACTGTGAGTTAGATGTGTGGCCTTATCTCGTAGATTTGACAAGAGATGTGATTTCCCGATCTGCTTTTGGAAGCAGCTTCGAAGAAGGCAAACGAATTTTCCAATTATTAGACGACCAACTCGTTCTCACAATCAAATTAATACAAACTGTTTACATTCCAGGATGGAG GTTTTTGCCAACAAAGACAAACAGGGAGATGAAGATGAAACACAGAGACATAAAAGAGTCGCTTAGGGAAATGATAAAGAGAAGAGAGAAGGCAATTAAAGCAAGGGAAGAGAGCAATGAGGACTTGTTGGACATACTTGTGGAATCCAATATCAGAGAAATGGAAGCAAAGAATATGGGGATGAGCATTGAGGACGTGATTGAGGAATGCAAGCTGTTTTACTTTGCTGGCCAAGAGACCACTTCGGTCTTGCTGGTGTGGACTATGGTTTTATTAGCAAGGTATCCCGATTGGCAAAGTAAAGCAAGAGAGGAGGTTTTGCATGTTTTGGGTGACAGTAAACCTGATGCTGATGGCCTTAATCGTCTCAAAGTT GTAACAATGATATTGTACGAGGTTCTAAGGCTGTACCCACCAGTGATTGAGCTAGGACGTTCCGTTCCAAAAGAAATAAAACTGGGAAATTTGTTGTTACCAGCAGGAACAGACGTTTTGGTTCCAATCCTGCAGATCCACCATGACAAAGATCTTTGGGGCGACGACGCACGGGAATTTAAGCCAGAGCGGTTCACGGAAGGGGTTTCCAAAGCAACAAAGAGTCAAGTCACGTTTCTGCCATTCGGATGGGGTCCTAGGATCTGCATTGGCCAAAACTTTGCCTTGATGGAAGCCAAAATGGCGATGGCTATGATTCTCCAACGCTTCTGGTTCGAGCTTTCCCCTTCCTATGCTCACTCTCCTTACAGCATGGCAACTCTTCTTCCACAGCATGGTGCACAgataattttatataaacttGGCTCTAATTGA
- the LOC108481692 gene encoding cytochrome P450 72A397-like isoform X2, with product MLPAFYQSCSDMSSKWEKMVCTEGYCELDVWPYLVDLTRDVISRSAFGSSFEEGKRIFQLLDDQLVLTIKLIQTVYIPGWRFLPTKTNREMKMKHRDIKESLREMIKRREKAIKAREESNEDLLDILVESNIREMEAKNMGMSIEDVIEECKLFYFAGQETTSVLLVWTMVLLARYPDWQSKAREEVLHVLGDSKPDADGLNRLKVVTMILYEVLRLYPPVIELGRSVPKEIKLGNLLLPAGTDVLVPILQIHHDKDLWGDDAREFKPERFTEGVSKATKSQVTFLPFGWGPRICIGQNFALMEAKMAMAMILQRFWFELSPSYAHSPYSMATLLPQHGAQIILYKLGSN from the exons ATGTTGCCAGCATTTTATCAAAGTTGTAGTGACATGTCAAGCAAATGGGAGAAGATGGTGTGTACAGAAGGATACTGTGAGTTAGATGTGTGGCCTTATCTCGTAGATTTGACAAGAGATGTGATTTCCCGATCTGCTTTTGGAAGCAGCTTCGAAGAAGGCAAACGAATTTTCCAATTATTAGACGACCAACTCGTTCTCACAATCAAATTAATACAAACTGTTTACATTCCAGGATGGAG GTTTTTGCCAACAAAGACAAACAGGGAGATGAAGATGAAACACAGAGACATAAAAGAGTCGCTTAGGGAAATGATAAAGAGAAGAGAGAAGGCAATTAAAGCAAGGGAAGAGAGCAATGAGGACTTGTTGGACATACTTGTGGAATCCAATATCAGAGAAATGGAAGCAAAGAATATGGGGATGAGCATTGAGGACGTGATTGAGGAATGCAAGCTGTTTTACTTTGCTGGCCAAGAGACCACTTCGGTCTTGCTGGTGTGGACTATGGTTTTATTAGCAAGGTATCCCGATTGGCAAAGTAAAGCAAGAGAGGAGGTTTTGCATGTTTTGGGTGACAGTAAACCTGATGCTGATGGCCTTAATCGTCTCAAAGTT GTAACAATGATATTGTACGAGGTTCTAAGGCTGTACCCACCAGTGATTGAGCTAGGACGTTCCGTTCCAAAAGAAATAAAACTGGGAAATTTGTTGTTACCAGCAGGAACAGACGTTTTGGTTCCAATCCTGCAGATCCACCATGACAAAGATCTTTGGGGCGACGACGCACGGGAATTTAAGCCAGAGCGGTTCACGGAAGGGGTTTCCAAAGCAACAAAGAGTCAAGTCACGTTTCTGCCATTCGGATGGGGTCCTAGGATCTGCATTGGCCAAAACTTTGCCTTGATGGAAGCCAAAATGGCGATGGCTATGATTCTCCAACGCTTCTGGTTCGAGCTTTCCCCTTCCTATGCTCACTCTCCTTACAGCATGGCAACTCTTCTTCCACAGCATGGTGCACAgataattttatataaacttGGCTCTAATTGA